cacacacacacacacacacacacacacacacacacacacacaaacaacacggAGACAAGAGCGTATCCACCCgccaacacacacatgcacacaagcacacagctCCCACAAAGAAGCTCTGAGCTTGCCTGCACCCCGCACAGCTAAAATCTAAACACATTCACAAAGCGCTGGAGAAATTAGAGAGCATATTTTCAGATTTTCCGACACTGCATGCATGTACGTAATGTACAGACAGAGCTCACAACAGAGCATTGCACAGCAAAAACACCTTTACTACTGCAACACAATGCAATCAGTTCAGGTAACCCAGGTAACCCAGGTAACCCAGGTAACCTTTTGACAAAAATAAACAAAGGATTTTAAaaaaagaactgggaggggcaCTGTGATTTTCAAGTGTTCAATTCTCAAGGCCTGTGACACAAGAGCGTATAAATGATTTAGGTGATTTCAAACTTGACCATATCTGCAAAAAAATATGTATTAAAAAAGAGCATATGAAGAGTTTACTATTGCATAAACACAACAAAAAAAGATGACAactcctctacacccctccctgCATGAAAATGGTAAATGCCAAACACTGTTCCACAAAACACTGCCTAGGGGAAAACCCAAATAATACATCTCCCAAAGAAACAACTTATGAAACGGCTTTCCAGTCAGTTGGGATGTGTTGTTGGGATCAGATgacgggacacacacacacacacacacacacacacctgtatcgcGGTTGCGTCTGGCATGCTGAGCCTGCGCACAAACATCTGGCTCTGTCCACTCTGGCTGGTAACGTATCCCCCGGAGCCCCAGGTGCCACTGTGGGGCCGGCCCGTGTTATAGAACATGAAGGTGTCGCTCCCCGACGTCGCCGTCATACATGTCTTATAGCAGTACGTTTTGGTCATGGAGCCGTTCCCCCGCACCTCGATGTAGTGAGGTTCAACCTTCAGGTCCCTCCGCAGAGCAACGTTATTGTTGGGTTGACCCtgaccccctcctccacctcccccaccacctccacctcgaCCCAATGACCCTCCACCCCCGCCGGCCGAGGTGCCCCCCTCGGGGACTCTCTTCTGGGACACACAGCATGGGGAGCAGGAACCGGGCTGGGTGCAGTAGGCGTGGCAGCGGACGATGGCCAGCACCACAATGGTGACCAGGAACACAAAGGTGGTGGCGCTCAGGGCCACGATCAGATAGAGGGTCACATTGGAGAACAGTAGTGGGCTGTGAGGCCTGATGATACGTTTGGGGTCGGGGGTCAGCTTGGGCGGCAGCTCCATGACGTGCACGTTGATGGTGGCGGTGGAGGAGAGCGGCGGGAGGCCATGGTCACGGACCAGCACGGTGAGCAGGAAGGAGGTGGAGTTGTCCTCGCTGACGCGCCGCGTGGTGCGGATCTCCCCCGTGTGCTCGTGGACTTTAAACAGGTCCAGCTCGGAGGTGGTCTGCTCCAGGGCGTACACCAGCCAGGCGTTCTGACCAGCGTCCCCGTCCCACGCCACCACCCTGGTTACCAGAGCCCCCGCCTCCGCATTCTTCATCAGCGTCTCAGTGGTCCGCGTCCCATTGGCTGGAGGATGGACTATCCTGGGGGAGTGGTCGTTCTGGTCCATGATGTAAACATAGACGGTTGCCACGCGGCTGAGGGGCGGCACGCCACCATCCTGGGCTTTCACCTGGAAGTGGAACTCTCTGAGCTTCTCAAAGTCGAAGGCTCGCAGGGCATAGGCCTCGCCCGTGTCGGGTTTGATGCTGACGTAGCTCGCCACAGGGATGCCGTGGTTGTTGTCATTGAGGACAGTGTAGGTGATGCGAGCGTTCTCCCCGGCGTCGGCGTCCAGAGCCTTCACCACGCACATTGAGGCCCCGGGCGCGTTGTTCTCCGTCATGTACACTGTGTAGGACGTCTGTTCGAAGCGAGGAGGGTTGTCATTGACATCCGCCACGTCAACTTTAATGGTCATGTGTGAGGAGAGGGCCGGGGTCCCTCCGTCAATGGCGGTTACCGTGACATTGTAGGTGGAGATGGTTTCCCGGTCTAGGAAGGCGGAGGTGACCAAGGTGTAGTGGTTCCGGAAGGACTTGATCTTAAAGGGGAGGGCAGGTTGGATCTCCAGGGTCACCTGTTTGTTCTGTGCGGAGTCCCGGTCATTAACGCTGATCAAGGCCACCACCGTGTCTGCCCGAGCGTCCTCACGGACTGggctggacagagaggacagcaCGATGTCTGGGATGTTGTCATTCACATCCAAAACCTCTACAACCACTTTACAGTGGACGGCCACTGCAGAAGGGCCCCTGTCCATAGCTTGTATGTACATCTCATAGGAGTTAGTCTCCTCATAGTCAATGTTGTTCTTCACTCGGATCTCTCCTGTATCTGTATCCATGGAGAACATTTGTCTCACCCTCTCTGGGGTGTAACTGCTGAAAGAGTAAAACACCTCCCCGTTTGTGCCTTCATCCGGGTCTGTGGCGTTTAACTTTATCACCAGAGCGCCCTTGGGCGAGTTCTCTAACAGTTTCACTTTGTACACGGAGTTGTCGAACGCGGGCACATTGTCGTTGGAATCTAGGACATGAACGTTGATTTTGGCTGTGCCCGTGCGCGCAGGGGTGCCTCCGTCGACAGCAGTCAGTATGAACTGATGAGACGGTGTATGCTCGCGGTCAAATGGCTTTTTGAGCACGAGCTCGATTTGCTTGCTGTTTGCCACGGGCTTGTTGGAGTCCAGCGCGAGGTGCTCGTTGTTGCTGAGCCGATAGAGCCGAACCGAATTTGAGCCATCGTCTGCATCCTGCGCGCCTTCGATGGGGAACCGGGACCCCGTTATAGCGGACTCCGAGATCTCCAGCTGGTACTCGTCCCGGGGGAACTGTGGCGAGTTGTCATTCGCATCCAGAATCTCCACCTCCACGTTGTGCACCTCGAGCGGGTTCTCAACCACCACCTCTAGGTTGAGGGAACATGTGCCGCTGAATTCACACAGCGTCTCCCGGTCGATGCGGTCACTCACCGACAGCTTGCCGTTTTTATGATTTATGTTGAAATATCTCCTTGCGCTGTCCGAGGTGATTCTGACGCGTCGGGAGGAGAGCTTTCGCAGGTCCAGACCCAAATCTCGAACAATGTCTCCGACCACAGCCCCATTCTCCAGCTCCTCCGGAATGGTGTATCGTATTTGTGCATTTGTAAGGCCACTGAGTAGAAAAAATACCAAATAAAAAGTAAAAGGCACATTCTGCGTTATGCTGCAACAGCATCGCGCCGCCACAGCCATCGCAAGCAGGCAGGATCCGCAGACGGATTAGAGAAAGCTTTCCGCCTTTTTAGCTTGCCGTGCGTCCCCACCCGCCACATTAAAAACTGGGGAAGAGTCCGTGCGTTACCCCCTACTATGTGCAGGACGACCAAAGCATCCTCTCCTGTACATGTGCTTGTTTAAAATGACGTTTTTCCGTTACATCCATGTTTTCCTTTGTCTGTTTGGTTActgctttttttctctcttctctctcctcggCGCGGCTGACTCTTGTTTCCCTCTCACGGGTGCTGCCTAtcgctttctccctctctctatctctcctctctctccttccccctccctctctctgtgcaaTGGTGTCTGTAGGCAGCGGGGGAGGGGGAGCCTTGCTCTCAAACGGTGCTGGCTGCATTTCAGCACCGATTGAAAACAgcgtcaaataaaaataaaaatgccaTTCACACCTCGGGAATACGAATACTAATTTGTATCATTATTTTCAACAGTCGGTAGTTTTTGACATTTCTAAGAGAACGTATTTGAGCAGACTAGTAGTTTTTTTTTATCCGAAGGAGAGCGAGCGAGTGCCACCGCCCTTTTCATTGTGTGCTGGGATACATAGACGATCTGTTTTCTCAGTACGCCCAAGCGATTACTTCTCTCTCTTCATTGATCCAAAACGAGCAATTACGCCAAAGCTCGAAGAAAAATCGAAGAAATAGAAATAAAACGAGTAACGGATAATTAATCGAATAAAATAAGCTACGGAAATACGGTTCATAAACCCCTTAATTAAAATATACAAATAGATAACTTCTTCATTGTATTTGTTCAGCAATTATCACCATACAATGTATCGTTTAACTTTAAGTATAAGCACAGCAGCTTTGGAAACATTTACGCTACATCCTCCCAGTAAAGAGGGGATCTGTCCTTGAAATGCGTCGATGGATTCAACAGGGCAGTGCAAATCGAGTTAGGGCTGAGCATTAAAATATGGAGTTATCAACACACACTCTCAGGAAGAAAAAAACCGTGTTATTTTTGGTTCTACATAGGCTACCTTATAACGTTTCGGTTCCCTGGATGAGATTAAAGAACATTTCAGATTCCTAAAAAAGGTGCTACATACAATACatatataaaagtatgtggacaacccttcaaacTAGTGGATTCGGCAAttttagccacacccgttgctgacgggtgtaaaaaaaaaaatgagcacaccgccatgcaatctccatagacaaacattggcagtagaatggccttactgaagagctcagtgactttcaacatagCACAGTCTTAGGATGCCACCGttacaacaagtcagtttgtcaaatttctgccctgctagagctgccctgtaggtgctgttattgtgaagtggaaacatccaGGAGCAACAatagctcagccgcaaagtggtaggtcacacaagctcacagaacgggaaccGTTGAGTGCTGAAACGCATggcgtctgtcctcagttgcgtCACTTACCACCGaatttcaaactgcctctggaagcaacattagcacaagaactgtttgtcgggagatccatgaaatggatttccatggccgagcaacgcacacaagcctaagatcaccacgcCAAGCGacgtctggagtggtgtaaagcttgccagcattggactctggagcagtggaaacgcgttctttggagtgatgaatcacacatcaccatctagcagtctgacggacaaatctgggtttggcggatgccaggagaacgctacttgccccaatgcatagtgccaactgtaaagtttggtggaggaggaataatggtctggggctgtttttcatgatttgggccaggcctcttagttccagtgaagggaaatcttaaagccacagcatacaatgacatttgaGACCATTTTGTGCTTCCAAGTTTGTGGCAGCAGTTTGGGGAAAagcctttcctgttttagcatgacaatggtccagcgcacaaagcgaggtccatacagaaatggtttgtcgagattggtgttaAAGTATTTGCCTGGCCTGCacggagccctgacctcaaccccattaaacacctttgggataaattggaacgtctaatcgcccaacatcattgcccgacctcactaatgctcttgtggctgaatggaagaaagtcaatgttccaacatctggtgAAAAGCTTTCCCAcaagagtggaggatgttatagcagcaaaggggggaccaacgccctattaatgcccatgattttgcattgagatgtttgatgagcaggtgtccacatacgtttgatCATCTACTGCAttcagtgcattctgaaagtattcaggccccttggaTTTTTACTCAATTTGTTACGTTATATCCTTATTCTATTCTGTTAAAAGGGATTTAATAAACAATTTTGACAAAACGCAAAACATGTGTTTAGAGTTTCatagcaaatgtattcaaaaggGAGAAACAGATACCtgatttacacaagtattcaaaccctttgctatgagaatccatattgagctcaggtgcatcctgtttgcattgatcatccttgagatgtttctacaacttgattgtagttcacctgtggtcaattcaattgattggacatgatttgtaaatgcacacacctgtttatataaggttctacagttgacagttcatgttagagcaaaaaccaagccatgaggtcgaaggaattgtacaTAGAACTCcgacacaggattgtgtcgaggcacagatctaaaaattctgcagcattgaacatccccaaaaacacagtggcctccttcattcttaaatggaagaagtttgtaaccaccaagactctacctAAAGCTGGCCGACCGGCCAAACAGAGCAATTGAGGGacaaaggccttggtcagggaggtaactgGTAACTCTGACAAAGTTccagagatgggagaatctttcagaaggacaaccatctctgcagcactccccaatcaggcatttatggtggagtggccagatggaagccactcctcagtaaaaggcacatggcagtacgcttggaatttgccaaaaggcaactaaagaccctcagacaatgagaaacaagaatctctggtctgatgacaccaagattgaactcttggtgtcacatctggaggaaacctggcaccacccctactgtgaagcatggtggaggcagcatcatgctgtgggggtgtttttcagcggcagggactgggagactagtcaggatcgaggcaaagatgaacggagcaaagtacagagagatccttgatgaaaaccaccTCCAAAAAaacccaggacctcagactggggtgaaggcaCACCATACAAccttacagagcttgagaggatctgcagagacgaataggagaaactccccaaatataggtgtgccaatcttgtagcgtcatacccaagaggactcgaggctgtaatcgctgccaaaggtgtatgtaaatgtgatatttcttgtttttgtgttgtcattatggggtattgtgtgtagattgatgagggaaaaaaacgatataatcaattttagaataaggctgaaacttaactaaatgtagaaaaagtcaaggggtctgaatactttatgaatgcactgtatacccaGTGAAGGCAATGAACCTTGAGGGTTATATCCTTTAGCCTACCCCAAAGTATAATGGGGATTTTAGAAAACAACAGCTAACACAAGATAACCCAGTCACATCAAACTCTGAACTGACCGGTTTTCCCTTTTCATTTGTTTCAGCTGTTTTGCATTGACTTTTATGTCCATATTAATGATGCTGCTGCTGCATGATTTCGCCTGGTCAGAAAAATGTCTCGTTGACGTCCGACATCCTTACCTCTCTATGGCAGCAGAAAGATCGAATTCCTGTTTTGCAACATTGTTGCTGAGGTCTGAGTGGCAAACATACCTGTGCTGTTGCAAACTAAATGTTAGCTAGAAACAACAGGAAATAATGTGCTTAATAAAAGCATGCACTcgtaggtaaaaaaaaaagaagtttttaaaatatataaccTTCTGGTCAATTCAAAATTTGACATTCCTACATGACGACGCTTGAGGACGGTGTTTGAACCAACTTGCAAGTAGCCTAACGTTACCAATTTTCAATGAATTAAGGTAAGCAAAGTTGATTATTTTATTAAAATATATGAAACCAGAGTCATATGATAAACTATAGGCTAGATAATTAAAGTTTAAACATTAtatcaaaagggttctacattcCTATCAAAGGGTTCTATATACAACTTTTAGGGGTTCCATATATGAAGCAAGAGATTGAACCCCTTTTGGTTCTATGAGGAACCTTTTATTCTAAGAGTGCAGAGACAATAGAACGAGCAAAACAACAcagaattaaataaataaaagctgtaTCCTAACTAAGAATGCGTTATAGGGTTTTACTCAATGCCTTTTCGCCATCGTTCTCCTCTACTCTATTTGAACTCGTTCTGCAGCTCTCAAAGCAAAGTGATCTGTGTCCAGCGCTCTTTCGCTGTCCACGAGCCCTAGAGCTGAAAGGCAATTCAGACGTCATTGGCTGCTCGCGATCTCCTCTCACTTATTGCCCGGAGAGTGACAGCTGGGTTGATCATACAGTATATTAAAATTACAGGGATACTTGGCTGCCGCTCCAGTTTCACATCATATTCCTCGCAGTACACAGGATCCCCCCAGCCCCCAACCCCCAATATGTCGTCATATGAAGCATGTTCACTTCGGGTGAGCGGGCGAAACGAACCAGGTCATCAACAAGATGCTCGAGACTTGCCTCTCCGCCAATCTGTCAAAACAAGCTAACATGTCCTCTCCTGTCAGACCCAAATTGCTGAAATAGTATAGAGCGCAAATTGCAGATGTAGAAAGCGTGGGCACGAAGAATTTAGACGAATTTCCATCACTTGACTAGTTACTCTGCATTTCCTTTCGACAGTCTCACCTTCCCCAAACACCTAGCTAAGATATATCCTATTACAAATAAACGAATTTAATCTTCCACCTGACGTAAAAGACCAAAATAATTTAGCTGTTTTTCACAAAACCCTATTCTAGAATCCATCTGAGTGCTGGGAACGATTTCACACACAAATAGACTAACCCCTGTCAGTTTTAGAGATAGCTTTGGGGGCAGTTTACAACAAGCAATAGTCATTTAATAGCCTGGCAGGCATGaatatacacacactaccgtGGTTCCTGGCGACTTGTTACACTTTCTTTAAAAGTGGACCTCAAGTTTATCAACGATCGTGACATATGTTCATTTATTAAAAACCATGCGCACTGGACAAATTGTCTGGCTATATTAGACGACATTGTAGTAAGTGTAGAATGCATATAATTTCAC
This window of the Oncorhynchus keta strain PuntledgeMale-10-30-2019 chromosome 4, Oket_V2, whole genome shotgun sequence genome carries:
- the LOC118381995 gene encoding protocadherin alpha-C2-like isoform X2 encodes the protein MAVAARCCCSITQNVPFTFYLVFFLLSGLTNAQIRYTIPEELENGAVVGDIVRDLGLDLRKLSSRRVRITSDSARRYFNINHKNGKLSVSDRIDRETLCEFSGTCSLNLEVVVENPLEVHNVEVEILDANDNSPQFPRDEYQLEISESAITGSRFPIEGAQDADDGSNSVRLYRLSNNEHLALDSNKPVANSKQIELVLKKPFDREHTPSHQFILTAVDGGTPARTGTAKINVHVLDSNDNVPAFDNSVYKVKLLENSPKGALVIKLNATDPDEGTNGEVFYSFSSYTPERVRQMFSMDTDTGEIRVKNNIDYEETNSYEMYIQAMDRGPSAVAVHCKVVVEVLDVNDNIPDIVLSSLSSPVREDARADTVVALISVNDRDSAQNKQVTLEIQPALPFKIKSFRNHYTLVTSAFLDRETISTYNVTVTAIDGGTPALSSHMTIKVDVADVNDNPPRFEQTSYTVYMTENNAPGASMCVVKALDADAGENARITYTVLNDNNHGIPVASYVSIKPDTGEAYALRAFDFEKLREFHFQVKAQDGGVPPLSRVATVYVYIMDQNDHSPRIVHPPANGTRTTETLMKNAEAGALVTRVVAWDGDAGQNAWLVYALEQTTSELDLFKVHEHTGEIRTTRRVSEDNSTSFLLTVLVRDHGLPPLSSTATINVHVMELPPKLTPDPKRIIRPHSPLLFSNVTLYLIVALSATTFVFLVTIVVLAIVRCHAYCTQPGSCSPCCVSQKRVPEGGTSAGGGGGSLGRGGGGGGGGGGGQGQPNNNVALRRDLKVEPHYIEVRGNGSMTKTYCYKTCMTATSGSDTFMFYNTGRPHSGTWGSGGYVTSQSGQSQMFVRRLSMPDATAIQPKVPNSDWRYSASLRAGMQSSVHMEESSVMQGAQGVLVQNWPTVSSAAGDAEGGEVSPPMGAGVDSNSWHFRYGAGGPGGPPQHLKPGEVPPEAFIIPGSPAIISIRQQGGEDDKSDFISFGKKEEAKKKKKKKKEKKDKKDKGKDDDE